The following proteins are encoded in a genomic region of Liolophura sinensis isolate JHLJ2023 chromosome 7, CUHK_Ljap_v2, whole genome shotgun sequence:
- the LOC135470341 gene encoding NADH dehydrogenase [ubiquinone] 1 alpha subcomplex subunit 12-like, with the protein MSKYLEKVQNFRKIIKQNGGVMGSLLQLYRTDELKWGDLVGEDKYGNKYYQNKYYFVGRSRWVMYKDSAGMDYDGSMIPPEWHRWLHYIGDEPPTKVAPVTRKWMIDHEENMSGTPGQYVPYSTTRPKIESWVPPRSSQS; encoded by the exons ATGTCGAAGTACTTGGAGAAGGTTCAGAATTTTAGAAAAATTATCAAACAAAATGGAGGAGTGATGGGCTCGTTGCTTCAGCTGTACAG AACTGATGAACTGAAATGGGGAGACTTAGTAGGTGAAGACAAATAcggaaataaatattatcaaaacaaGTATTATTTTGTAG ggAGAAGTCGATGGGTTATGTACAAGGATTCAGCCGGTATGGATTATGATGGCAGCATGATTCCACCAGAATG GCATCGCTGGCTTCACTACATTGGAGATGAGCCACCTACAAAAGTAGCCCCAGTTACTAGGAAATGGATGATTGATCACGAAGAGAATATGTCTGGAACTCCAGGTCAATATGTACCCTACAGCACAACAAGGCCCAAGATTGAGAGCTGGGTACCCCCACGGTCAAGTCAATCTTAG
- the LOC135470340 gene encoding ankyrin repeat, SAM and basic leucine zipper domain-containing protein 1-like, with protein sequence MALPTWTPAGDENFGDYDGFVLGDDLPDWSSDEPTWTSSDCPGTKANTTRSSDQIGNDAQRPKGGFGVPKKAAHSSKHLKSGSRDGSKKSSKRTGTHSFSRMVTPSVDDLRFCAMKGNVDVLKDCLNEGLHVDTVLKCGWTPLMYAASSAHPEIVKVLLEKGAKANFHQDQFTVLMAGCSTTKQEEECVLECIKLLVDAGADVNAHDRYHMTPLIYAARAGHALVVDYFGQNGVQINKQDSRGWTALSWAVSKNRKKTVQKLIELQADPFKKHSDGQTAADLAFAENFQDFLVFMKDPRAQCEERVAVPTGVLKERPMERNYGLTSTYVKQGELELFLRGLDLSGLTDLFRHHHVDFAGLLLLTEPDLEKIGVKQVGVRKKILDGIQKVHKKDWESGSLPAVQSEKQISYSQSVAMMSNISSHLLYIGCSVAYIRKEISAHPDILDTQDGNGPRVLCQQSIDSMVNLQKLNKEIQSLQKYLNKVLGKGNFQPADLVTKPKARHRGKKLWRRRVVTLGALVFTVSAAVYFRELISETVTNTVIKAQHLWENFDISSQKSA encoded by the exons ATGGCGTTGCCCACATGGACACCAGCAGGCGATGAAAACTTTGGCGATTATGATGGATTTGTCTTGGGCGATGATTTACCCGATTGGTCAAGTGATGAACCCACGTGGACGTCTTCAGACTGCCCAGGAACTAAAGCAAACACAACGCGTTCTTCTGACCAG ATTGGGAATGATGCACAACGACCAAAGGGTGGATTTGGTGTTCCAAAGAAGGCTGCACATAGTTCTAAACATTTAAAGAGTGGCTCGAGAGACGGCAGTAAAAAATCCTCAAAACGAACAGGAACCCATAGTTTTTCTCGCATGGTTACCCCTTCTGTTGATGACTTAAGATTTTGTGCCATGAAGGGAAATGTTGATGTTTTGAAGGACTGCCTGAATGAAG GTTTGCATGTAGACACTGTGTTGAAATGTGGCTGGACTCCCTTGATGTATGCAGCTAGCTCAGCACATCCAGAGATTGTCAAGGTCTTGTTGGAGAAGGGAGCTAAGGCTAACTTCCATCAAG ATCAATTCACAGTTTTAATGGCGGGATGTTCCACCACAAAGCAAGAAGAGGAATGTGTGTTAGAATGCATCAAACTGCTGGTAGACGCCGGGGCTGATGTTAATGCTCATGATcg ATATCATATGACGCCTTTGATCTATGCTGCAAGAGCTGGTCATGCACTTGTTGTTGACTACTTTGGTCAGAATGGTGTCCAGATAAACAAACAAGATAGCAGGGGATGGACA GCTTTAAGTTGGGCAGTCAGCAAGAACAGGAAGAAAACAGTGCAAAAGTTGATAGAGCTTCAAGCTGACCCATTCAAAAAACACTCTGATGGGCAGACTGCTGCAGACTTGGCATTTGCAGAAAACTTTCAG GATTTCCTTGTGTTTATGAAAGACCCTCGTGCTCAGTGTGAAGAGAGAGTAGCAGTGCCCACAGGAGTTCTTAAGGAGCGGCCCATGGAGAGAAACTATGGGCTAACTAG CACTTACGTCAAACAGGGAGAGTTGGAGTTATTCCTCAGAGGCTTAGACCTCTCCGGTCTGACTGATCTGTTTCGACACCATCATGTTGATTTTGCTGGACTACTTCTGTTAACAGAACCAGACCTAGAGAAG ATTGGCGTCAAGCAAGTAGGTGTAAGGAAAAAGATTTTAGATGGTATTCAGAAGGTTCATAAAAAAGACTGGGAATCTGGCAGCCTCCCTGCAGTACAGTCAGAAAAACAAATCAG ttacagTCAATCAGTTGCTATGATGAGCAACATCTCGTCCCACCTTCTGTACATAGGGTGCTCAGTGGCATATATCAGAAAGGAAATTTCAGCTCATCCAGATATATTAGACACACAG gATGGGAATGGGCCCAGGGTCTTGTGTCAGCAGTCCATTGACAGCATGGTCAACTTACAAAAGCTTAACAAGGAAATTCAGTCCTTGCAGAAGTATTTAAATAAG GTTTTAGGAAAAGGAAATTTCCAGCCAGCAGACCTTGTCACAAAACCTAAAGCACGACACAGAGGGAAGAAACTTTGGCGGAGGAGAGTTGTGACGCTTGGTGCTCTTGTGTTTACAGTTTCTGCTGCAGTGTATTTCAGGGAATTGATCTCAGAGACTGTGACAAATACTGTCATTAAAGCTCAACATTTGTGGGAGAACTTTGACATCAGCAGTCAAAAAAGTGCTTAA